The following are from one region of the Salvelinus fontinalis isolate EN_2023a chromosome 5, ASM2944872v1, whole genome shotgun sequence genome:
- the LOC129854893 gene encoding transcription factor PU.1-like, with protein MMESYIISSASEGIIAYEPENYRPPVEIYSYLTNVGELHDEHGWDYHSDRGMHQSDLLETSSQESHLTELQSVHSQQLLHPYRYPDTDTLHLPLVDPGLGPLTLTPQMPYCSRTVYYHQQAPVSPSRYCSEEEGPGGHSPTLEVSEGEEDYGDHIPSGGDSSSKRKIRLYQFLLDLLKKGDMKDSVWWVEREKGIFQFSSKHKETLANRWGTQKGNRKKMTYQKMARALRNYGKTGEIKKVKKKLTYQFSSEVLRKVSTTERRHFPR; from the exons ATGATGGAAAGCTACATCATTTCATCT GCATCCGAAGGAATAATCGCATATGAACCCGAGAATTATCGACCACCAGTAGAGATATACTCATATCTCACCAATGTTGGAGAACTTCACGATG AACACGGTTGGGACTACCACTCTGACAGGGGCATGCACCAGAGTGACTTGTTGGAAACTTCCTCACAAGAGAGTCacttgacagagctccagagtgtcCATTCCCAACAACTCCTCCACCCCTATCGCTACCCCGATACCGACACCCTCCATCTGCCACTAGTAGACCCAGGACTgggacccctaaccctaaccccacag ATGCCTTATTGCAGCCGTACAGTGTATTACCATCAGCAGGCTCCTGTGTCCCCTAGCCGCTACTGCTCAGAGGAGGAGGGACCTGGGGGCCACAGCCCCACCTTGGAGGTgtctgagggagaggaggactacGGAGACCATATCCCCTCTGGGGGAGACTCCA GTAGCAAGAGGAAGATCCGTCTGTACCAGTTCCTCCTGGATCTGCTGAAGAAAGGAGACATGAAGGACAGCGTGTGGTGggtggaaagagagaaaggaatcTTCCAGTTCTCTTCTAAACACAAGGAGACTCTGGCCAATCGATGGGGCACGCAAAAAGGAAACAGGAAGAAGATGACATACCAGAAGATGGCCAGGGCCCTGCGGAACTACGGCAAGACGGGAGAAATCAAAAAAGTCAAGAAGAAACTGACGTACCAGTTCAGTTCAGAGGTACTGAGGAAAGTCTCAACTACAGAGAGGAGGCACTTCCCCCGCTAA